GAAGGTCACCAAGCGCACCCGCTCGGCCGGCGAGAAGGCCGCCCGCAAGGTGACCGAGGTGGCCGGCGAGACGGCGGACGCGGTCGAGGAGATCGGCGAGAACGTCGCGCACGAGACCCGGTCGGTGGCCCGCAAGGCCGCGAACCGCACCGCGCCGAAGACCGCCACCCCGGCCCGCCGCACGACCACCAGCACGACGACGGCGAACGCGAAGAAGCCGGCCGCCGCGCCGAAGACGGAGAAGTGACGGCGGTTTCCCTGCCGCGGCTTCCGCGCTGACGGCGGTTCGGTACTCCGGTGCCGGAACCGTTGGGGTGACTCGGTTTGCGCCGGAGTCGCCCCGGGCGAGAATTGAAGATCGAGGGGTCGCACGGCGGCCGGGCCGAGGGTTGGCCCGGCCGCCGTGTGCTGTTTTGGCCCGGCTGTCGTGGGCGGTCGCGGCGTTTGGCGGTGTGGTCGGGCCGCAGTGTGAGGCGGTTGCGGTGCCGGGTCGGACCCGACTCGGCTGAGTCTCGTCGGGCTCGACCTGGGTTCGCGAGAAGCAGGCGAGAAGTGACCGTTGTCACCCCGGGTCCCCGGCGGCGCGGCAAACCGTGGCCAAACGCCGCCGACCCGATCCTGACCAGCAGTCACGTGGCGAGGCCGGGGTTCGGGGGAGCGGGCGGCGTGGGCGGTTTGCCGTAAGCTGGCGTCGTGCTGGTTGCCGATTGGATCCTCTGGGTCATCCACTGGGGCAGCGCCTTGGTCGGGCTCTTCGCCTTCGTTCACGCGCTGCTCCAGCGAGCCGACGCGTACTCGGCGGCCGATCGCAAGACCAAGCCGATCTGGATGCTGATCACCGGCGGGGCCACGCTCGCCCTGGTGCTGTTCCAGATTCAGGGGCCCGGGTTCATCTTCTGGGTGCCCGCGATGGCGGCGGCGCTCGTCTACATCGTCGACGTGCGGCCGAAGCTCATCGAGGTGCAGCGGGGCCACCGCAACTGGTGACCGGGGCGCCCGGCGGATTACATTCGGGCCGGTGACCACCTGGACTATCGCCGGAAGCCTCACCGTCGTTCCCGCCCCGACCCGTACCGACCTGCTCGCCGAGCCCGTCGCCAAGGCGCTGGCCGCGATGCCCGCGCCGGACGACCTCGGCGTCACCGAGATCGATCCGGAACTCGCCGACACCGCCGCGTTCTGCGAGGCCTACGGGTCGCCGTTGGCCGCGTCCGCGAACTGCGTCGTGGTCGCCGGCAAGCGGGCCGGGGAGGTCCGGTTCGCCGCGGCGCTCGTGCTCGCGACCACCCGCGCCGACGTCAACGGCGTCATCAAGCGCAGGCTCGACGTGCGCAAGGCGTCCTTCGCGCCGATGGACGAGGCCGTTTCCCTCACTGGCATGGAGTACGGCGGCATCACGCCCGTCGGGTTGCCCTCGGACTGGCCGATCCTCATCGACCAAGCCGTCGCGGACGCGCCGGAGCTGGTGATCGGCAGCGGGATTCGCGGCAGCAAGCTCCTGATCTCCGGCGCGGCGCTCGCGGGGCTGCCGAACGCCGAGGTCATCGACGGGCTCGCGCGCTGAACTGTCCATAGTGGACGAACCAGTCGAAATCAGCCCGGGCACTCTCGAAGCGCTCAGGCAGCGGCGCGAAGCGATGCTGGCCGCGCTGAGCGACGACACCCCGATCTACGGCGTCAACACCGGCATGGGACGGCTCGCCGGGACCCGGCTGACCGTCGCGCAGCAGGCCGAGCACCAGCGGAATCTGCTGGTCGGCCGGGCGGTCGGCGGGAAACCGTGGCTGTCGCCGGAATTGACCCGGGCGTTGCTGCGCATGCGGCTGCGCGGCTTTCTTCGCGGCGACGCGGCGGTCAGCCCCGAGCTGGTCACCTTCCTCGCGGACCGGCTCAACGACGGGTTCCTCCCGGCCGTCCCCAGAGACAGTCTCGGCAGCGCGGGCGAGATCATCCCGCTCGCGCACGCGTTCCAGACCTTCGTCGGGCTCGGCACGGTCATCGAGGACGGTGCCGAGGTCCCGGCGGCGGAAGCGCTGCAAAAGCGCAGCGTGCAGCCGTTCGTGCTGGGGCCGAAGGAAGGGGCGAGCCTCATCCAAGGTTCGCCGCTGGCCGAGGCGTACGCGTGGGTCTGCGGCAAACGCGCGCGTCGGCTGATCGATTGGCAGACGCTCTGCGCGGCGATCACCGTGGACGTTCTCGGCGCACCGCAAGCGATCTACCGCGGCACCCGCGTCGAGAAACTCATCGAAGGGGCCGCCGCGAAAGACGGAGTCGTGCAGGCGCCGATCTCGGTGCGAGTTGGCCCGAAGGTGCTCGGATACGTCAGCCGCACTGTCGAGGAACTACGGGAAACCCTGCAGGACTCCGGGGAAACGCCGGCGGACTCCCCAGCCTTCGTGGACGGTGAGTTCCTCCCGACCACCGGCTATCACGCCGCAGCGCTCGGGCTGAGGATGGACGCCGTCAAAGCCGCGCTGATCCATGCGGCGGAGGCCTCGGTACAGCGCCTCCATCGCCTCCTCGACCCACAGTTCAGCGGTTTGCCGCCGCAGCTCGCGGTGGATCCGGGGCCGCAGGCCGGACTGACGCCGTTGCACAAACGCGCGGCGGGCGAGCTGCACGCGATGCGCCGTCTAGCCGCTCCGGCGACGCTCGGGTCGCTGGACACCTCCGCTGGTCAGGAGGACGTGCAAGCGTTTGCCAGCCAGGCCGGAGCCGAACTCGAGACCGTCCTCGGACACTTCTTCGCCATCACCGCTTGCGAGCTGATCGCCGGACGGCAGGCGCGGTATCTCCGCGAAACCTCAGGCGCGCCGAAGCTCAGTGACACCTACGCCTGGCTCGCGGAGAGGATCGAACCGGTGGTGGTCGACCGGTCGCTGGGGCCGGAGATCGACCGGCTGGCCGAGGTCTGCCTCACGAGTCCCGACGGGCCTGCTGGAGTGCGAGACCGCGAGGCGTAGCCAGCTTGGTCAGCAGCGCGAACAAGCCCTCGCACACCCACGCCAGGACGACCACCGCCAGGCCGCCGCCGAAGATTTCGCCGTGGCCCTGCTCGCCGAGGGCGAAGCCGTCCACGATGTAGCGGCCGAGGCCGCCGCCGTCGTTGACGATCGCGCCGATCGCGACCGTCGCGACCAGCTGCAGGAACGCCACTCGCGCGGCGGCCACGATCACCGGCGACGACAGCGGCAGTTCCACGCGCAACATGATCTGCCATTCGCGATACCCGGTGCCGCGCGCCGCGTCGACGACCTCCTGTTCCACCTGCACCACCCCGGCGTAGGTGTTGGTGAACAGCGGCGGCAGCGCCAGCGCGACGAGCGCGAGCAGCAGCGGCCAGAAGTCCGTGTTCGCGCCCCAGCGGCTGGCCAGGAACCAGAACAGGATGATCAGCCCGAAACTCGGGATCGCCCGGCCGATGTTCACCGCGCTGCTGGCCAGGAACTGGCCGCGCCGGTAGTGCCCGAGCACGAGCGCGAGCGGGACGGTCAGGACGATCGAGAGCGCCAGCGCCAGCGCGGAGAACCACAGATGCTGCACGGTCCGGAACGGAATCCCGGCCGGATCGGTCCAGCTCCAGCGGTTCGGATCGGCCAGCCAGTGGCTCAGCTGCTCGAAAAAGCTCATCGCGCGGCCCTCCGAGCCCACGGGGCCAGCGCGCGTTCGCTCAGCCACAGCAGCAAATCGACCAGCACGGCCAGCGCGATCGACAACACGACGCCGACGATGATCGGGCTCGGGTTCGGGACCGTCGTCTGGATGCCGGCGCGGATGAAGTAGCCGAGGCCGCCCTTGCCGAGCAGCGACGTGACGGTGACCAGGCCGATCGTCGTCACCGCGGCCACCCGCAGCCCGGCGATCACGACCGGCAGCGCGAGCGGAAGCTCCACCTGCCACAACAGCCGCCGCGGCGTGAAGCCCATGCCGATCGCCGCTTCGCGCACCTCGGTCGGCACCTGTTGCACGCCGGTCACGATGTTGCGGATCAGGATCAGCAGCGTGTACGTCGCCAGCGGGATCACCGCGGTGGCGAAGGAAAACCCGAGCAGCGGAACCAGCAGCGCGAACGCGCCCAGGCTCGGGATCACGTAGAGCGCGCCCGCCGCGCCGACGACAAACGGATAGAACCAGCGGTAGCGCAGGCACAGCGTGGCCAGCGCGAGCGAGAGCACGAGGCCGACGCCGAGCGCGGTCGCGGTGAGGGCGATGTGCTCGCCGAGCCGCTGCAGAATCGCGTCGGCGTTGCGTTCGACCCACCGCCATTCGAAGAGGGGGCGGCTGCTGTCGGCCAGCAGCGGGGTGACGGACGCGTGCACGGCGTGACCTTACCCCGATCGAGCGACAATATTCCGGCCCTTGGGATTCCGTGGCGAGGATTCCTAACCAGTGGTTTCTGTCGGGGGGCGCGGTTAGGGTCCATTCCCACAAACGAGTGAACTGAGGAGTGTGGGGACACGTGCGCTGGACCCGGAACATCCGAGTGGCCGCGCTGCTGGCGACGGCCGCGCTCGGCTTGACCGCGTGCGGTGGGGGAAGCGACCAGCCGGCCGCGCCGAGCAAGGGCGGCGCTCCGATCGTCGTCGCCTCGTTCAACTTCACCGACAGCCAGATCCTGGCCGAGATCTACGCGGGCGCGCTGGAGGCCAAGGGCTATCCGGTCACCCGGAAGCTGAACCTCGGCTCGCGCGAGCTGGTCTACCCGTCGCTGAAGTCCGGCGAACTGCAGTTCCTGCCGGAGTACCAGGGCGCGGCGATCACGACCGGCTTCGGCAAGGAGGCCACGAAGGACGCCAAGGCCGAGCACGACCAGCTGGAGAAGCTTTTCGCGCCGGAGGGCGTCGGGCTGCTGAACTACGCCGCCGCCGAGGACAAGAACACCTACATCGTGAAGGCCGATCTCGCGAAGTCGAAGGGCATCGCGTCGATCAGCGACCTGAAGAAGCTCGACAAGGTCGTCATGGCGGGTGCGCCGGAGTGCGAGAAGCGGCTGCCGTGCTTCAAGGGCTTCACGGACGTCTACAAGCTGACGAACATCACCTTCCAGACCGTGCAGGAAGCCGGGCCGCGCGTGCAGCAGCTCAACTCCGGCGCGGTGACGGTCATCCCGGTCGACTCGGTCAGCCCGCTGGTCGGCGACCCGCAGTACGTCGCGCTCAAGGACGACCTCGCCATCGTGCCCACCGAGAACGTGGTGCCCGCGGTGAACAAGAAGGTGCTCGACGAACGCGGCCCGGACTTCGCGAACGTCGTCAACGCGGTGAGCGCGAAGCTCACCACCGACGGCATGCGCGAGCTGAACAAGCGGGTCGACGCGGACGGCGAGCCCGCCGCCGACGTGGCCAAGGACTGGCTGAAGCAGCAGGGCCTGTCCTGACGCTCTCCCGGGAGCGGCGGGTGCGTACCGCCGCTCCCGGGGTTTCCGCGCGTGTGCGAAGGTTGCTGCGGCGGAAACCGACGAGAGCAGGGGAAACGACATGGGCAAGGTCACGGCCACCGCGGAG
The nucleotide sequence above comes from Amycolatopsis sp. AA4. Encoded proteins:
- a CDS encoding YbaK/EbsC family protein, giving the protein MTTWTIAGSLTVVPAPTRTDLLAEPVAKALAAMPAPDDLGVTEIDPELADTAAFCEAYGSPLAASANCVVVAGKRAGEVRFAAALVLATTRADVNGVIKRRLDVRKASFAPMDEAVSLTGMEYGGITPVGLPSDWPILIDQAVADAPELVIGSGIRGSKLLISGAALAGLPNAEVIDGLAR
- a CDS encoding ABC transporter permease; protein product: MSFFEQLSHWLADPNRWSWTDPAGIPFRTVQHLWFSALALALSIVLTVPLALVLGHYRRGQFLASSAVNIGRAIPSFGLIILFWFLASRWGANTDFWPLLLALVALALPPLFTNTYAGVVQVEQEVVDAARGTGYREWQIMLRVELPLSSPVIVAAARVAFLQLVATVAIGAIVNDGGGLGRYIVDGFALGEQGHGEIFGGGLAVVVLAWVCEGLFALLTKLATPRGLALQQARRDS
- a CDS encoding DUF2516 family protein, giving the protein MLVADWILWVIHWGSALVGLFAFVHALLQRADAYSAADRKTKPIWMLITGGATLALVLFQIQGPGFIFWVPAMAAALVYIVDVRPKLIEVQRGHRNW
- a CDS encoding ABC transporter substrate-binding protein; the encoded protein is MRWTRNIRVAALLATAALGLTACGGGSDQPAAPSKGGAPIVVASFNFTDSQILAEIYAGALEAKGYPVTRKLNLGSRELVYPSLKSGELQFLPEYQGAAITTGFGKEATKDAKAEHDQLEKLFAPEGVGLLNYAAAEDKNTYIVKADLAKSKGIASISDLKKLDKVVMAGAPECEKRLPCFKGFTDVYKLTNITFQTVQEAGPRVQQLNSGAVTVIPVDSVSPLVGDPQYVALKDDLAIVPTENVVPAVNKKVLDERGPDFANVVNAVSAKLTTDGMRELNKRVDADGEPAADVAKDWLKQQGLS
- a CDS encoding ABC transporter permease; this encodes MHASVTPLLADSSRPLFEWRWVERNADAILQRLGEHIALTATALGVGLVLSLALATLCLRYRWFYPFVVGAAGALYVIPSLGAFALLVPLLGFSFATAVIPLATYTLLILIRNIVTGVQQVPTEVREAAIGMGFTPRRLLWQVELPLALPVVIAGLRVAAVTTIGLVTVTSLLGKGGLGYFIRAGIQTTVPNPSPIIVGVVLSIALAVLVDLLLWLSERALAPWARRAAR
- a CDS encoding aromatic amino acid lyase, coding for MDEPVEISPGTLEALRQRREAMLAALSDDTPIYGVNTGMGRLAGTRLTVAQQAEHQRNLLVGRAVGGKPWLSPELTRALLRMRLRGFLRGDAAVSPELVTFLADRLNDGFLPAVPRDSLGSAGEIIPLAHAFQTFVGLGTVIEDGAEVPAAEALQKRSVQPFVLGPKEGASLIQGSPLAEAYAWVCGKRARRLIDWQTLCAAITVDVLGAPQAIYRGTRVEKLIEGAAAKDGVVQAPISVRVGPKVLGYVSRTVEELRETLQDSGETPADSPAFVDGEFLPTTGYHAAALGLRMDAVKAALIHAAEASVQRLHRLLDPQFSGLPPQLAVDPGPQAGLTPLHKRAAGELHAMRRLAAPATLGSLDTSAGQEDVQAFASQAGAELETVLGHFFAITACELIAGRQARYLRETSGAPKLSDTYAWLAERIEPVVVDRSLGPEIDRLAEVCLTSPDGPAGVRDREA